The Agromyces atrinae genome window below encodes:
- the hrcA gene encoding heat-inducible transcriptional repressor HrcA, with protein sequence MVSDRALAVLRAIVQDYVASREPVGSKTIVDRHSFGVSAATIRNDMALLEEEELIAAPHTSSGRIPTDKGYRVFVDQLTDGRPLSPAQRQAIEVFLGESSDLDELLSRTVRLLAQLTQQLAVVQYPTFGSARVRHVELVPLGEARVLTVLIADNGHVEQRIVELPTVIDESVLGDARARINTAIGGLALADAVERLATGDDLGPANDAVVRTIVQALGEQAGAQRHERLVVAGAANLVRTEQDFSGNILGVIEAIEEQVVLLRLFGEMTNDVSGVAVRIGRENAAFGLGDASVVSTGFLNTATGFSRLGVLGPTRMDYSGNIVAVRAVARYLSRLLGDN encoded by the coding sequence GTGGTCTCGGACCGTGCCCTCGCCGTGCTGCGTGCCATCGTGCAGGATTACGTCGCGTCGCGCGAGCCCGTCGGCTCCAAGACGATCGTCGACCGGCATTCGTTCGGCGTCTCCGCTGCGACGATCCGCAACGACATGGCGCTCCTCGAAGAAGAGGAGCTCATCGCGGCTCCGCACACGTCCTCCGGCCGCATCCCCACCGACAAGGGATACCGCGTTTTCGTCGACCAGCTGACCGACGGTCGCCCTCTGAGCCCCGCCCAGCGACAGGCCATCGAGGTGTTCCTCGGCGAATCGAGCGACCTCGACGAACTGCTCTCGCGCACCGTCCGCCTGCTCGCCCAGCTCACCCAGCAGCTCGCGGTCGTGCAGTACCCGACCTTCGGTTCGGCCCGCGTGCGTCACGTCGAGCTCGTGCCCCTCGGCGAGGCCCGCGTGCTCACGGTCCTCATCGCCGACAACGGCCACGTCGAGCAGCGCATCGTCGAACTGCCGACGGTCATCGACGAATCGGTGCTCGGCGATGCCCGCGCCCGCATCAACACGGCGATCGGCGGCCTCGCGCTTGCCGATGCCGTCGAGCGGCTCGCAACGGGCGACGATCTCGGACCGGCCAACGATGCCGTGGTGCGCACGATCGTGCAGGCGCTCGGCGAGCAAGCCGGCGCCCAGCGTCACGAGCGGCTCGTCGTCGCGGGCGCCGCGAACCTCGTGCGCACCGAACAGGACTTCTCCGGCAACATCCTCGGAGTGATCGAGGCGATCGAGGAACAAGTCGTGCTCCTCCGGTTGTTCGGAGAGATGACGAACGATGTGAGCGGCGTAGCCGTGCGCATCGGCCGCGAGAACGCGGCGTTCGGTCTCGGCGACGCCTCCGTCGTCTCGACGGGCTTCCTCAACACGGCGACGGGCTTCTCGCGGCTCGGCGTGCTGGGGCCGACCCGCATGGACTATTCGGGCAACATCGTCGCGGTTCGCGCGGTGGCCCGTTACCTCTCCCGCCTTCTCGGCGACAACTGA
- a CDS encoding DUF4870 domain-containing protein, with amino-acid sequence MTDPNQPTPPSDGQQNPYGQAAAQPLKPADDVLWGSLAHLGGIVGFLPSLIIWLVLKDRGPFTNTEAKEALNFQITIAIVYVIGLVLTVILIGGLISLAAWVVSIIFSILGFLKAKQGEHYRYPFALRLIK; translated from the coding sequence ATGACCGATCCGAATCAGCCGACTCCCCCGAGCGACGGACAGCAGAACCCCTACGGACAGGCCGCCGCCCAGCCGCTGAAGCCCGCCGACGACGTGCTGTGGGGCTCCCTCGCCCACCTCGGCGGCATCGTCGGCTTCCTGCCGTCGCTCATCATCTGGCTCGTCCTGAAGGACCGCGGGCCCTTCACGAACACCGAGGCGAAGGAAGCGCTGAACTTCCAGATCACGATCGCCATCGTCTACGTGATCGGTCTCGTGCTGACCGTGATCCTCATCGGCGGCCTCATCAGCCTCGCCGCGTGGGTCGTCAGCATCATCTTCTCGATCCTCGGCTTCCTCAAGGCGAAGCAGGGCGAGCACTACCGCTACCCCTTCGCCCTCCGACTCATCAAGTAA
- the lepA gene encoding translation elongation factor 4, producing MSPRAAHPPVPAATDPALIRNFCIIAHIDHGKSTLADRMLQITGIVSDRDMRAQYLDRMDIERERGITIKSQAVRMPWQVGDSPFALNMIDTPGHVDFSYEVSRSLAACEGAILLVDAAQGIEAQTLANLYLALENDLEVIPVLNKIDLPAADPEKYARELADLIGGSPDDVLRVSGKTGLGVESLLDRVVERIPAPKGDADAPARAMIFDSVYDSYRGVVTYVRMVDGQLSPREKIQMMSTRATHEILEIGVSAPEPTPTQGLGVGEVGYLITGVKDVRLSKVGDTVTTAAKPAEDALPGYTEPLPMVFSGLYPIDGSDYPELREALDKLKLSDAALVYEPETSVALGFGFRCGFLGLLHLEIITERLQREFGLDLIATAPSVVYEVTTEDRKTVTVTNPSEFPTGAKISEVREPMVRAAILAPKDYVGTIMELCQSRRGVLLGMEYLGEDRVEIRYNMPLGEIVFDFFDQLKSKTAGYASLDYEPTGDQAADLVKVDILLQGEQVDAFSAIVHRDKAYAYGVLMTGRLRELIPRQQFEVPIQAAIGARIIARESIRAMRKDVLAKCYGGDISRKRKLLEKQKEGKKRMKMVGRVEVPQEAFIAALSGDVEKKDKK from the coding sequence ATGTCTCCTCGAGCCGCTCACCCGCCGGTGCCTGCCGCCACCGATCCTGCGCTGATCCGTAACTTCTGCATCATCGCCCACATCGACCACGGCAAGTCGACCCTGGCCGACCGCATGCTGCAGATCACCGGCATCGTCTCCGATCGCGACATGCGTGCGCAGTACCTCGACCGCATGGACATCGAGCGCGAACGCGGCATCACGATCAAGAGCCAGGCTGTTCGTATGCCGTGGCAGGTCGGCGACTCGCCCTTCGCGCTCAACATGATCGACACCCCCGGGCACGTCGACTTCAGCTACGAGGTCTCGCGCTCGCTTGCGGCGTGCGAAGGCGCGATCCTCCTCGTCGACGCGGCCCAGGGCATCGAGGCCCAGACGCTCGCGAATCTCTACCTCGCCCTCGAGAACGATCTCGAAGTAATCCCGGTGCTCAACAAGATCGACCTGCCGGCGGCCGACCCCGAAAAGTACGCGCGTGAACTCGCCGATCTCATCGGCGGCTCGCCCGACGACGTGCTGCGGGTCTCGGGCAAGACGGGCCTCGGCGTCGAGTCGCTGCTCGACCGCGTCGTCGAGCGCATCCCCGCGCCGAAGGGCGACGCCGACGCGCCCGCACGCGCCATGATCTTCGACTCGGTCTACGACTCGTACCGCGGCGTCGTCACCTACGTGCGCATGGTCGACGGCCAGCTCTCGCCGCGCGAGAAGATCCAGATGATGTCGACGCGCGCGACGCACGAGATCCTCGAGATCGGTGTCAGCGCGCCCGAGCCCACGCCCACTCAGGGCCTCGGCGTCGGCGAGGTCGGCTACCTCATCACCGGCGTGAAGGATGTCCGTCTCTCGAAGGTCGGCGACACCGTCACGACCGCGGCGAAGCCTGCCGAGGACGCGCTGCCCGGCTACACCGAGCCGCTGCCCATGGTGTTCTCGGGTCTCTACCCGATCGACGGCAGCGACTACCCCGAACTGCGTGAGGCGCTCGACAAGCTGAAGCTCTCCGACGCGGCGCTCGTCTACGAGCCCGAGACATCGGTGGCCCTCGGCTTCGGCTTCCGCTGCGGCTTCCTCGGCCTGCTGCACCTCGAGATCATCACCGAGCGACTGCAGCGCGAGTTCGGACTCGACCTCATCGCGACGGCCCCGTCGGTCGTCTACGAGGTCACGACCGAAGACCGGAAGACCGTCACCGTCACGAACCCGAGCGAGTTCCCGACCGGCGCGAAGATCTCCGAGGTGCGCGAGCCCATGGTGCGCGCCGCGATCCTCGCCCCGAAGGACTATGTCGGAACGATCATGGAGCTCTGTCAGTCGCGCCGCGGCGTGCTGCTCGGCATGGAGTACCTCGGTGAGGACCGCGTCGAGATCCGCTACAACATGCCCCTCGGAGAGATCGTCTTCGACTTCTTCGACCAGCTGAAGTCGAAGACCGCGGGCTACGCGTCACTCGACTACGAGCCCACGGGCGATCAGGCCGCCGACCTCGTCAAGGTCGACATCCTGCTGCAGGGCGAACAGGTCGACGCCTTCTCGGCGATCGTGCACCGCGACAAGGCCTACGCGTACGGCGTGCTCATGACGGGGCGCCTTCGCGAGCTCATCCCGCGCCAGCAGTTCGAGGTTCCCATCCAGGCCGCGATCGGTGCACGCATCATCGCGCGCGAGTCGATCCGTGCCATGCGTAAGGACGTCCTGGCGAAGTGCTACGGCGGCGACATCTCGCGCAAGCGCAAGCTTCTCGAGAAGCAGAAGGAGGGAAAGAAGCGCATGAAGATGGTCGGACGCGTCGAGGTCCCTCAGGAGGCGTTCATCGCCGCGCTCTCGGGTGACGTGGAGAAGAAAGACAAGAAGTAG
- a CDS encoding DUF1990 family protein codes for MRRSTFTDHAVTYGAIGGTLAPDLLTFPPTGYRVSENAIRLGSGDDRFEAATHALLTWGIPLNSGIRLDDISPGTGEQYQGIVYGPDGTPLEKQPDARPEARFTEDGTPWIAPGMTAVQKLSVGPFEFDAPMRIVFVIEEPDRVGYGIGTLPGHPLSGEECFIVDRHDDGSVWLTIRQLSRPATTRYRLVWPIIRRIQKKFVARYLRALHPTTVAG; via the coding sequence ATGCGACGGAGTACGTTCACCGATCACGCGGTCACCTACGGGGCGATCGGCGGCACCCTCGCGCCTGACCTCTTGACCTTCCCGCCGACCGGTTACCGCGTGAGCGAGAACGCCATCCGGCTCGGATCAGGCGACGACCGGTTCGAGGCGGCCACGCACGCGCTCCTCACCTGGGGCATCCCGCTCAACAGCGGCATCCGCCTCGACGACATCAGCCCGGGAACGGGCGAGCAGTATCAGGGCATCGTCTACGGCCCCGACGGCACGCCGCTCGAGAAGCAGCCGGATGCCCGCCCCGAAGCGCGATTCACCGAAGACGGAACGCCGTGGATCGCACCCGGCATGACGGCCGTGCAGAAGCTCTCGGTCGGTCCCTTCGAGTTCGATGCCCCCATGCGAATCGTCTTCGTCATCGAAGAGCCCGACCGCGTCGGCTACGGCATCGGCACGCTGCCCGGCCACCCGCTGAGCGGCGAGGAGTGCTTCATCGTCGATCGGCACGACGACGGCTCGGTGTGGCTCACGATCCGCCAGCTCTCGCGGCCCGCGACCACGCGGTACCGTCTCGTCTGGCCGATCATCCGGCGCATCCAGAAGAAGTTCGTGGCGCGGTACCTGCGGGCGCTGCATCCCACGACGGTCGCCGGCTGA
- the holA gene encoding DNA polymerase III subunit delta — MATRSAPAKAAKTAKAAIPQLSWNEIRPASVILVSGTETFLAERAITRLRDFLRGEDPSLEVTDIAADGYARGELMTLASPSLFGEPRLIRVSSVEKCSDDFIVDAIDYLSSPAEDTVVVLRHGGGVRGKKLLDAIRAASGVAIEIVCAELKKDQEKYDFATAEFRSEGRKVAPGALRALVSAFSDDIGELSAACRQLMSDVSGEITEATVARYYGGRVETSAFTVADAAIAGRHGDALVGLRQALSSGADPVPLVAAFAMKVRGMAKVAGERGSSGQLAGKLGMAPWQIDRARRDLAGWDDEGLGRAITALAETDAAVKGASRDPIYALERLVSVIASRGRA; from the coding sequence GTGGCTACTCGAAGCGCTCCGGCGAAGGCGGCGAAGACCGCGAAAGCGGCCATTCCGCAGCTGTCGTGGAACGAGATCCGACCCGCCTCCGTCATCCTCGTCTCGGGTACCGAGACCTTCCTCGCCGAACGGGCGATCACGCGCCTCCGCGATTTCCTGCGCGGCGAAGACCCCTCGCTCGAGGTCACCGACATCGCCGCCGACGGCTACGCGCGCGGCGAGCTCATGACGCTCGCGAGCCCGTCGCTCTTCGGCGAACCGCGACTGATTCGCGTGTCATCCGTCGAGAAGTGCTCCGACGACTTCATCGTCGACGCGATCGACTACCTGTCGTCTCCGGCCGAAGACACCGTCGTCGTGCTGCGGCATGGCGGGGGAGTTCGCGGCAAGAAGCTGCTCGACGCCATTCGCGCCGCGTCGGGTGTCGCCATCGAGATCGTGTGCGCCGAACTCAAGAAGGACCAGGAGAAGTACGACTTCGCGACGGCCGAGTTCCGTTCCGAAGGCCGGAAGGTCGCGCCCGGCGCGCTGCGCGCGCTCGTCTCCGCCTTCTCCGACGACATCGGCGAGCTGTCGGCCGCATGCCGCCAGCTCATGAGCGACGTCTCGGGCGAGATCACCGAAGCGACCGTCGCGCGCTACTACGGCGGGCGCGTCGAGACGAGTGCGTTCACCGTCGCCGACGCCGCGATCGCCGGTCGGCACGGCGATGCCCTCGTCGGTCTTCGCCAGGCACTGTCATCCGGCGCCGACCCCGTGCCCCTCGTCGCCGCTTTCGCCATGAAGGTACGCGGAATGGCGAAGGTCGCGGGCGAGCGAGGCTCGTCCGGGCAGCTCGCCGGCAAGCTCGGCATGGCACCGTGGCAGATCGATCGTGCCCGGCGCGACCTCGCCGGGTGGGATGACGAGGGCCTCGGCCGTGCGATCACGGCGCTCGCCGAGACGGATGCCGCGGTGAAGGGCGCCAGCCGTGACCCGATCTACGCCCTCGAACGACTCGTGAGCGTCATCGCCTCACGCGGTCGCGCGTAG
- a CDS encoding alpha/beta fold hydrolase, with product MDRPRVVFVHGIRTSRTMWRAQLDALNAAGRDAVAINLPGHGDRIGESFTVDSALAAIDDEVSRTDSPVLLVGLSLGGYFSIRYAAEHPDRVSGLVAASCSSLPRRVSVGAYRALARGIHRLPDRGLALHNGMARRFVPPAGFVDLGAGGVALDVMDDGLAAAGQLDPLRDLAAYPGPVWLVNGALDHFRLDESRMLRACRDGRRVRIPGATHLASLVRPEAFTRVVVDALETVDRRLARHPEQ from the coding sequence ATGGATCGGCCCCGCGTCGTCTTCGTGCACGGCATCCGCACGTCCCGCACGATGTGGCGGGCCCAACTCGATGCGCTGAACGCTGCCGGGCGCGACGCCGTGGCGATCAATCTGCCCGGTCACGGCGACCGCATCGGCGAGTCGTTCACGGTCGACTCGGCACTCGCGGCGATCGACGACGAGGTCTCGCGTACGGACTCTCCCGTGCTCCTCGTCGGGCTGTCCCTCGGCGGATACTTCTCCATCCGCTACGCGGCGGAGCACCCCGACCGAGTCTCAGGTCTCGTCGCGGCGTCGTGCTCGAGCCTTCCGCGACGGGTGAGCGTCGGCGCGTATCGAGCACTCGCCCGCGGCATCCATCGCCTGCCCGACCGCGGGCTCGCGCTCCACAACGGGATGGCGCGGAGATTCGTCCCTCCCGCCGGCTTCGTCGATCTCGGGGCGGGCGGCGTCGCCCTCGACGTCATGGATGACGGCCTCGCAGCCGCGGGGCAGCTCGATCCGCTCCGCGACCTAGCCGCCTACCCGGGCCCGGTCTGGCTCGTCAACGGCGCGCTCGACCACTTCCGACTCGACGAGAGCCGGATGCTGCGCGCGTGCCGCGACGGCCGACGCGTACGCATTCCCGGCGCGACGCACCTCGCGAGCCTCGTGCGGCCCGAGGCATTCACGCGCGTCGTCGTCGACGCTCTCGAGACGGTCGATCGGCGTCTCGCGCGACACCCCGAACAGTGA
- the hemW gene encoding radical SAM family heme chaperone HemW: MPGALPLGDPAPLDGLLPASAAVDADERAFGVYIHVPFCRVRCGYCDFNTYTTPELRGAKQSDYADEAIAELRDSVRVLRESSVPSRAASTVFFGGGTPTLLPVDDLVRMLAEVRTTHGIAADAEVTTEANPDSVDRDYLARLADGGFTRVSFGMQSAVPHVLATLERTHDPERIPLVVAWAREAGLDVSLDLIYGTPGESLDDWATSVDAVLAERPDHVSAYALIVEDGTKLARQIKRGEVAAPDDDLQADMYEYVDEKLGSAGLEWYEVSNWATDIRHRSRHNLAYWRGDDWWGVGPGAHSHVGGVRWWNVKHPAAYAERMHSGVSPAAGRETLDDATRHVERVLLLSRIREGLAVSTLEAEGRHAVAGLIADELIDAKAALSGRIVLTRRGRLLADAVVRRLLGD, encoded by the coding sequence ATGCCCGGAGCCCTACCCCTCGGCGATCCCGCACCTCTCGACGGACTCCTGCCGGCCTCGGCCGCCGTGGATGCCGACGAGCGCGCGTTCGGCGTGTACATCCACGTGCCGTTCTGCCGGGTGCGCTGCGGCTACTGCGACTTCAACACCTACACGACCCCCGAGCTGCGCGGCGCGAAGCAGTCGGATTACGCCGACGAGGCCATCGCCGAGCTGCGCGACTCGGTGCGGGTGCTGCGCGAGTCATCCGTTCCCTCCCGTGCGGCGTCGACGGTCTTCTTCGGCGGCGGCACGCCCACGCTCCTCCCCGTCGACGATCTCGTGCGCATGCTCGCCGAGGTGCGCACGACGCACGGAATCGCCGCCGACGCCGAGGTCACGACCGAGGCGAACCCCGACTCGGTCGATCGCGACTACCTCGCGCGCCTCGCCGACGGCGGGTTCACGCGCGTCTCCTTCGGCATGCAGTCGGCGGTGCCGCACGTGCTCGCGACCCTCGAGCGCACGCACGATCCCGAGCGCATCCCGCTCGTCGTCGCGTGGGCGCGCGAAGCCGGACTCGACGTGAGTCTCGACCTCATCTACGGCACGCCGGGGGAGTCGCTCGACGACTGGGCGACGAGCGTCGACGCCGTGCTCGCCGAACGGCCCGACCACGTGAGCGCGTACGCCCTCATCGTCGAAGACGGCACGAAGCTCGCCCGACAGATCAAGCGCGGGGAGGTCGCGGCCCCCGACGACGACCTCCAGGCCGACATGTACGAGTACGTCGACGAGAAGCTCGGCTCGGCCGGGCTCGAGTGGTACGAAGTGAGCAACTGGGCGACCGACATCCGTCATCGCAGTCGTCACAACCTCGCCTATTGGCGGGGGGATGACTGGTGGGGCGTCGGCCCGGGAGCCCACAGCCACGTCGGCGGCGTGCGCTGGTGGAACGTCAAGCATCCCGCGGCGTACGCCGAGCGCATGCATTCGGGCGTCTCGCCCGCGGCCGGTCGCGAGACCCTCGACGATGCGACGCGTCACGTCGAACGGGTTCTGCTGCTCTCGCGCATCCGCGAGGGCCTCGCCGTATCGACGCTCGAGGCCGAAGGGCGGCATGCTGTCGCGGGCCTCATCGCGGATGAGCTCATCGACGCGAAAGCCGCCCTCTCGGGTCGCATCGTGTTGACGCGGAGAGGGCGGCTTCTCGCGGACGCCGTCGTCAGACGGCTGCTCGGCGACTGA
- the rpsT gene encoding 30S ribosomal protein S20, giving the protein MANIKSQIKRIRTNEKAHERNKAVKTGVRSAVRAAREAIASGDKDQAITAVRAANRKLDKAVSKGVIHKNQAANRKSAIARQVAAL; this is encoded by the coding sequence GTGGCAAACATCAAGTCGCAGATCAAGCGCATCCGTACCAACGAGAAGGCTCACGAGCGCAACAAGGCCGTGAAGACCGGCGTCCGTTCGGCCGTCCGCGCCGCTCGCGAGGCAATCGCTTCGGGTGACAAGGACCAGGCCATCACCGCCGTTCGCGCCGCGAACCGCAAGCTCGACAAGGCCGTGAGCAAGGGCGTCATCCACAAGAACCAGGCTGCGAACCGCAAGTCGGCCATCGCGCGCCAGGTCGCAGCTCTCTGA
- a CDS encoding DUF4870 domain-containing protein, with protein MSEFPPSAPPPAAPPPPGNPYGQPTQLSPADEKLWATLIHIGGIFFSFLPALIGYLILKDKGPFIRLHTAAALNFQISITIYIVGLYILGSILLFVFVGIVFYIAAFAVGVAAIVFMILAAVAANKGQPYSYPLTITFVR; from the coding sequence ATGTCCGAGTTCCCGCCTTCCGCACCTCCGCCCGCCGCACCGCCGCCTCCCGGCAACCCGTACGGGCAGCCGACCCAGCTGAGCCCTGCCGACGAGAAGCTGTGGGCGACGCTCATCCACATCGGCGGAATCTTCTTCTCGTTCCTGCCTGCCCTCATCGGCTACCTGATCCTGAAGGACAAGGGCCCGTTCATCCGGCTGCACACCGCCGCCGCGCTGAACTTCCAGATCTCCATCACGATCTACATCGTCGGCCTGTACATCCTCGGCTCGATCCTGCTGTTCGTCTTCGTGGGCATCGTGTTCTACATCGCCGCCTTCGCAGTCGGAGTCGCGGCGATCGTGTTCATGATCCTCGCGGCCGTCGCTGCGAACAAGGGTCAGCCGTACAGCTACCCGCTCACGATCACCTTCGTGCGCTGA